The Mesorhizobium loti genome includes a region encoding these proteins:
- the mgtE gene encoding magnesium transporter produces MNEFTAVASDEAVAIARILANDHVADIVEALNREPRETATELLCEVTFERLVEIFDQPELDGASELMEALPRAKAGKLLTAMSVDRAADILRELDEPARSELLGGLAPPLRATLLSILGYPEGSAASIMTTEFVSVPSDWTVGQTLDYIRKVERTRETVYAIYIVDPETHLLVRSTGLRRLITGEPDDSIMTVAPDRVPVTVSPLTDRETLAQTISKYDLLAVPVVDHGKILGIVTIDDIIDTMIEETTEDVHRFGGMEALDEPYMKMSFLAMIKKRGGWLCALFISEMLTANAMQSYEGELEKAIVLTLFIPLIMSSGGNSGSQATSLVIRALALREIGLGDWWRVALRELPTGLVLGAMLGVVGICRIALWQYMGFYDYGPHWPLIATTVGAALVGIVTFGSLSGSMLPFALKRIGFDPASASAPFVATLVDVTGLVIYFSVALVILRGTLL; encoded by the coding sequence ATGAACGAATTTACCGCCGTAGCGAGCGACGAGGCCGTCGCGATCGCCCGTATCCTAGCCAATGATCACGTCGCCGACATCGTCGAGGCCCTGAACAGGGAGCCGCGGGAAACCGCGACGGAACTGCTCTGTGAAGTGACGTTCGAACGGCTGGTCGAGATCTTCGATCAGCCGGAACTCGACGGCGCGTCCGAACTCATGGAGGCGCTGCCGCGCGCCAAGGCGGGCAAGCTGCTCACCGCCATGTCGGTCGACCGCGCCGCCGACATCCTGCGCGAGCTCGACGAGCCGGCCCGTTCCGAGCTGCTCGGCGGGCTTGCGCCGCCGCTGCGCGCGACCCTGCTTTCCATCCTCGGTTATCCCGAAGGTAGTGCCGCTTCGATCATGACGACGGAGTTCGTCAGCGTGCCCTCGGACTGGACCGTCGGGCAAACCCTCGACTACATCCGCAAGGTCGAGCGGACGCGCGAGACCGTCTACGCGATCTATATCGTCGATCCGGAAACGCACCTGCTGGTGCGCTCGACCGGCCTGCGCCGGCTGATCACCGGTGAGCCTGATGACTCGATCATGACGGTGGCGCCGGATCGTGTTCCGGTGACGGTCAGCCCACTGACCGATCGCGAAACCCTGGCGCAGACGATCTCCAAATACGATCTGCTTGCCGTGCCGGTCGTCGACCACGGCAAGATCCTCGGCATCGTCACCATAGACGACATCATCGACACGATGATCGAGGAGACGACGGAGGACGTGCACCGTTTCGGCGGCATGGAGGCGCTGGACGAGCCGTATATGAAGATGAGCTTCCTCGCCATGATCAAGAAGCGTGGCGGCTGGCTGTGCGCGCTGTTCATCAGCGAAATGCTGACGGCCAACGCCATGCAAAGCTATGAGGGCGAGTTGGAGAAGGCGATCGTGCTGACGCTGTTCATCCCGCTGATCATGAGTTCCGGCGGCAATTCCGGCTCGCAGGCGACGTCGCTCGTCATCCGGGCGCTGGCCCTGCGCGAAATCGGTCTTGGCGACTGGTGGCGGGTGGCGCTGCGCGAGCTGCCCACCGGCCTGGTGCTCGGCGCCATGCTCGGCGTGGTCGGCATCTGCCGCATCGCGCTCTGGCAATATATGGGCTTCTACGACTATGGCCCGCACTGGCCGCTGATCGCCACGACGGTCGGCGCGGCACTGGTCGGCATCGTCACCTTCGGTTCGCTGTCGGGGTCGATGCTGCCGTTCGCCTTGAAACGCATCGGCTTCGATCCGGCCAGCGCATCGGCCCCGTTCGTCGCCACGCTGGTCGATGTCACCGGGCTGGTGATCTATTTCTCGGTGGCGCTGGTGATCCTGCGCGGCACGCTGCTGTAG
- a CDS encoding murein L,D-transpeptidase, giving the protein MKFLGNKAAVPLMAITATLAFGVPQAGAQGLFDMLFGGGVRHAPQGEFPPPPPKHKPKPKVPGGGGGGGGVKISSPSYYTYKADRLVRIDFSALTAAPQPATPQDAAFVPSATGAAFRDAVASLGDYELYAEPDIAKALIAYYSANPDFIWVTGTSLNSRAQDAVRVLGEASSYGLTPADYTVEVPAAGTSTADANAQLKELVRFEMALSARVLRYAHDAQNGRVEPNRMTGYYDFPAKPLDLQGVLKTLAHTQEVRTYLESRHPQNAEYQALRVELESLQASAENEIVVDPKLLLKPGETSPELPKLLTLIARNLDDEMGGAYGETLSRLATSEVYDPELVPVIKAVQQKAGMKGDGVIGPRTVATLAGTSKADKLLKVEVALEELRWLPSDLGSPRVFINQPAFTASYIDNGEEKLKTRVVVGRTTNQTAFFYDQIKQVDFHPYWGVPQSIIVNEMLPRLRNDPGYLDRAGYEVTDSRGKRIPSSAVNWGAYGANIPYSVRQQPSEANALGELKILFPNKHAIYMHDTPQKSFFQRDMRALSHGCVRLQDPRGMAAAVLGTSVDYIAEKLKHGHSTENVTRTIPVYVAYFTAWPDLSGKVEYFDDVYDRDSRLKQALDATEAVRSPSS; this is encoded by the coding sequence ATGAAATTCCTCGGAAACAAAGCAGCCGTGCCGCTGATGGCGATCACGGCAACGCTGGCTTTCGGTGTCCCTCAGGCAGGTGCGCAGGGGCTGTTCGACATGCTTTTCGGCGGCGGCGTCAGGCACGCGCCGCAAGGCGAGTTTCCGCCCCCACCGCCGAAGCACAAGCCAAAGCCGAAAGTGCCGGGCGGCGGTGGTGGTGGCGGTGGTGTGAAAATCAGCAGCCCGTCCTACTACACCTACAAGGCCGATCGGCTGGTCCGCATCGACTTCTCGGCGCTGACTGCAGCGCCGCAGCCGGCGACGCCGCAGGATGCTGCCTTCGTTCCGTCAGCCACGGGTGCCGCCTTTCGTGACGCGGTTGCCAGCTTGGGTGATTACGAACTCTACGCCGAGCCTGACATCGCCAAGGCGCTGATCGCCTATTACTCGGCCAATCCCGATTTCATCTGGGTGACCGGAACCAGCCTCAACAGCCGCGCTCAGGATGCGGTGCGCGTCCTTGGCGAGGCTTCAAGCTATGGCCTCACGCCCGCCGACTATACGGTCGAGGTCCCCGCCGCCGGTACATCGACGGCCGACGCCAATGCGCAACTGAAGGAGCTCGTCCGCTTCGAGATGGCGCTGTCGGCACGCGTGCTGCGCTATGCCCATGACGCCCAGAACGGCCGCGTCGAGCCCAACCGCATGACCGGCTACTATGATTTCCCGGCCAAGCCGCTCGACTTGCAAGGCGTGCTGAAGACGCTGGCGCATACCCAGGAAGTGCGCACCTATCTCGAATCGCGGCATCCGCAGAATGCGGAATACCAGGCGCTGCGCGTCGAACTGGAATCGCTGCAGGCCAGTGCGGAAAACGAAATCGTCGTCGACCCCAAACTGTTGCTGAAGCCGGGCGAAACCAGCCCCGAACTGCCGAAGCTTTTAACCCTGATCGCGCGCAATCTCGATGACGAGATGGGCGGCGCCTATGGCGAGACCCTGTCCAGGCTGGCCACCAGCGAAGTCTATGACCCGGAACTGGTCCCGGTCATCAAGGCCGTGCAGCAAAAGGCAGGCATGAAGGGCGACGGCGTCATCGGGCCGCGCACCGTAGCGACGCTGGCCGGAACATCCAAGGCCGACAAGCTGCTGAAGGTGGAAGTGGCGCTGGAGGAACTGCGCTGGCTGCCTTCCGATCTCGGCAGCCCGCGTGTCTTCATCAACCAGCCGGCCTTCACCGCGAGCTATATCGACAATGGCGAGGAGAAGCTGAAGACGCGTGTGGTCGTCGGCCGGACCACCAACCAGACCGCCTTCTTCTACGACCAGATCAAGCAGGTCGATTTTCATCCCTATTGGGGCGTGCCGCAGTCGATCATCGTCAACGAAATGCTGCCCAGATTGCGCAACGATCCCGGCTATCTCGACCGGGCCGGCTACGAGGTGACCGATTCGCGCGGCAAGCGTATTCCTTCGTCGGCGGTCAATTGGGGCGCCTATGGCGCCAACATCCCCTACAGCGTGCGCCAGCAGCCGAGCGAGGCCAATGCGCTGGGCGAGCTGAAGATCCTGTTCCCCAACAAGCACGCGATCTACATGCACGACACGCCGCAAAAATCATTCTTCCAGCGTGACATGCGCGCGCTCAGCCATGGCTGCGTGCGGCTGCAGGATCCGCGCGGCATGGCGGCGGCGGTGCTCGGCACCTCGGTGGACTATATCGCCGAGAAGCTGAAACACGGCCACTCGACCGAGAACGTGACACGCACGATCCCGGTCTATGTCGCCTATTTCACCGCATGGCCTGATCTGTCCGGCAAGGTCGAATATTTCGACGACGTCTACGACCGCGACTCGCGGCTGAAGCAGGCCCTGGACGCCACCGAAGCGGTGCGTTCGCCGTCGAGTTGA
- a CDS encoding DUF2059 domain-containing protein — protein sequence MMLHNRVRSLCAVLAASAVLAFSSPAFSQDVTESHLKAARAAVAAIHATDPFDNILPQAAAALESQLIQKNPDMQELIGKTIAEKALGLASRRADLEKEAALAYAKVFSEKELTDIAAFYNSDAGKKLLDSGPTVTRDLIKAADIWQNGVGRDLAQQVGETLAAAAKAKAPAAPAAPADDAAPADGAAPADGAAPADNN from the coding sequence ATGATGTTGCATAACCGGGTTCGCAGCCTTTGCGCCGTTCTGGCGGCTTCGGCCGTTCTTGCCTTCTCTTCGCCGGCGTTTTCACAGGATGTCACGGAATCGCACCTGAAAGCCGCACGCGCGGCAGTCGCGGCGATCCACGCGACCGACCCGTTCGACAACATCCTGCCGCAGGCAGCCGCAGCGCTTGAGTCGCAGCTTATCCAGAAGAACCCGGACATGCAGGAACTGATCGGCAAGACGATCGCCGAGAAGGCGCTGGGGCTGGCCTCGCGCCGCGCCGACCTCGAGAAGGAAGCAGCACTCGCCTACGCAAAAGTGTTCTCCGAAAAGGAACTGACCGATATCGCCGCCTTCTACAATTCCGATGCGGGCAAGAAGCTGCTCGACAGCGGCCCGACGGTGACCCGCGACCTGATCAAGGCAGCCGACATCTGGCAGAACGGCGTCGGCCGTGATCTCGCCCAGCAGGTCGGCGAAACGCTGGCCGCTGCCGCCAAGGCAAAGGCGCCGGCAGCACCAGCCGCGCCCGCTGACGACGCCGCTCCGGCGGATGGCGCAGCACCCGCCGATGGTGCGGCCCCCGCCGACAACAACTGA
- a CDS encoding phosphoglycolate phosphatase, which translates to MTRPIIVFDLDGTLIDTAPDLLDSLNHSLAASALAAVDEAGFRRFVGHGGRVMIERAHAAQQRSLDVAEHDRLLKLFLDHYTINIPGKSRPYPGVVEAIARFADAGYLLAICTNKYEANSLALIEALGLTRHFAAIAGQDTFAFRKPDPRHLIETIKRAGGDPHRALMVGDSQTDIDTAKAAGIPVVAVDFGYTDRHVREFEPSAVISHFDALTLDLAQKLIAAAGN; encoded by the coding sequence ATGACCCGACCGATCATCGTGTTCGACCTCGACGGTACGTTGATCGACACAGCGCCGGACCTGCTCGACAGCTTGAACCACAGTCTTGCCGCCAGCGCGCTCGCGGCGGTCGACGAGGCCGGCTTCAGGCGCTTTGTCGGTCACGGCGGCCGGGTCATGATCGAGCGGGCGCACGCGGCCCAGCAGCGGTCGCTCGATGTCGCGGAGCACGACCGGCTGCTGAAACTGTTCCTCGACCACTACACGATCAACATCCCCGGCAAATCGCGCCCCTACCCCGGTGTCGTCGAGGCGATCGCGCGCTTCGCGGATGCCGGCTATCTCCTGGCCATCTGCACCAACAAATACGAAGCCAACTCGCTGGCCCTGATCGAGGCGCTCGGCCTGACCAGGCATTTCGCGGCAATCGCCGGACAGGACACGTTCGCCTTCCGCAAACCCGACCCGCGCCATCTGATCGAGACCATCAAGCGGGCCGGCGGTGACCCGCATCGCGCGCTGATGGTCGGCGATTCGCAAACCGACATCGACACCGCCAAGGCCGCCGGCATTCCGGTGGTGGCGGTCGATTTCGGCTACACCGACCGCCATGTGCGCGAATTCGAGCCCTCGGCGGTGATCTCGCATTTCGACGCACTGACGCTCGATCTGGCGCAAAAGCTGATTGCCGCTGCCGGAAACTGA
- the rpiA gene encoding ribose-5-phosphate isomerase RpiA, giving the protein MDARQLKVEAARAALAHVSDGMRLGIGTGTTAEEFVRLLAEKVATGMTIVGVPTSERTALLCRELGVPLSTLEETPELDLTIDGADEVDPELTLIKGGGGALLREKIVAAASQRMIVIADRSKMVETLGRFPLPIEVNQFGLRATEIAIGAAAEKLGLSGPVILRMTEGQAFVTDGGHFILDASFGRIPDTRALSNALHAIPGVVEHGLFIGLASAAIIAGGDGIQTVHAARKPGSSTDHDVA; this is encoded by the coding sequence ATGGATGCAAGGCAATTGAAGGTCGAAGCCGCACGCGCGGCGCTCGCCCATGTGAGCGACGGCATGCGGCTCGGCATCGGCACCGGCACCACGGCCGAAGAGTTCGTGCGGCTGCTTGCCGAAAAGGTCGCCACCGGCATGACCATCGTCGGTGTGCCGACTTCGGAGCGCACCGCGCTGCTTTGCCGTGAGCTCGGTGTGCCGCTGTCGACGCTGGAGGAAACGCCCGAACTCGATCTCACCATCGACGGTGCCGACGAAGTCGACCCGGAGCTGACCTTGATCAAGGGCGGCGGCGGCGCGCTGCTGCGCGAGAAGATCGTCGCCGCGGCGTCCCAGCGCATGATCGTCATTGCCGACCGGTCGAAGATGGTCGAGACGCTCGGCCGTTTTCCGCTGCCGATCGAAGTCAACCAGTTCGGCCTGCGCGCGACCGAAATCGCGATTGGCGCCGCGGCTGAAAAGCTCGGTCTTTCCGGTCCGGTTATATTGAGGATGACGGAGGGCCAGGCTTTTGTTACAGACGGCGGCCATTTTATCCTCGATGCATCTTTTGGCCGCATTCCGGATACAAGAGCGCTTTCGAATGCTCTCCATGCCATTCCTGGCGTGGTCGAGCATGGTCTTTTCATCGGGCTGGCTTCAGCGGCCATCATCGCCGGCGGCGACGGTATCCAAACCGTCCATGCCGCCCGAAAACCAGGGAGTTCTACCGATCATGATGTTGCATAA
- a CDS encoding PepSY domain-containing protein: MSRFLLATSVAVLLAGGPAFAADDVPLPQPNAKKLSEIIAKVEQRDGFRYVKEVDWDSGAYTVTYYTTDKAKVEITYDPVTAEPK; encoded by the coding sequence ATGTCCAGATTTCTGCTGGCGACCAGCGTCGCCGTTCTTCTCGCCGGTGGGCCGGCCTTCGCCGCGGACGATGTTCCGCTGCCGCAGCCCAATGCCAAGAAATTGTCGGAGATCATCGCCAAGGTCGAACAACGCGACGGCTTTCGCTATGTGAAAGAGGTCGACTGGGATAGCGGTGCCTACACGGTCACCTACTACACGACGGACAAGGCGAAGGTGGAAATCACCTACGATCCCGTGACCGCCGAGCCAAAATAG
- the gor gene encoding glutathione-disulfide reductase gives MADYDYDLFVIGGGSGGVRAARVAAALGKRVGIAEEYRYGGTCVIRGCVPKKLYVYASQFPEHFADAAGYGWTVPEASFDWQTLVANKDREISRLEAIYKRNVEGAGGETFHSRAMIVDPHVVHLLTEDRTVTSDQILIATGGRPAAHPALPGHEHCIFSNEAFDLKELPKAIMIEGGGYIAVEFANIFHGLGVDTTLVYRGKEILSRFDMDLRRMLHETMEKKGIKILCHSVSESVRKRPDGRLDASVSGGKVLTVDQVMLAIGRIANTENMGLEGIGLEMTKTGAIAVDEYSRTNVDNIWAIGDVTNRVQLTPVAIHEAMCFIETAFKGNPTAPDHETIATAVFSQPEIGTVGLSEDDAVKRFPDIEIYRATFRPMRHTLSGRDEKMLMKLVVDGASKKVLGAHILGPDAGEMAQLLAIPLKAGLTKDNFDRTMAVHPTAAEELVTMYKPTYRVKDGERIG, from the coding sequence ATGGCCGATTACGACTACGATCTTTTCGTCATCGGCGGCGGCTCGGGCGGAGTGCGCGCGGCGCGCGTGGCGGCCGCACTCGGCAAGCGTGTCGGCATCGCCGAGGAATACCGCTATGGCGGCACCTGCGTCATCCGCGGCTGCGTGCCGAAAAAACTCTATGTCTATGCCTCGCAATTTCCCGAGCATTTCGCCGACGCCGCAGGCTATGGCTGGACAGTGCCTGAAGCCAGTTTCGACTGGCAGACGCTGGTTGCCAACAAGGATCGCGAGATCAGCCGGCTGGAAGCGATCTACAAGAGGAACGTCGAGGGCGCCGGCGGCGAGACTTTTCATTCGCGCGCCATGATCGTCGACCCGCATGTGGTGCATCTTCTCACCGAAGATCGCACCGTCACATCAGACCAGATCCTGATCGCCACCGGCGGCCGCCCGGCGGCGCATCCGGCGCTTCCCGGCCACGAACATTGCATCTTTTCCAATGAGGCTTTCGACCTCAAGGAGCTGCCCAAGGCGATCATGATCGAGGGCGGCGGCTATATCGCCGTCGAATTCGCCAACATCTTCCACGGCCTCGGCGTCGACACCACGCTGGTCTACCGCGGCAAGGAGATCCTCAGCCGTTTCGACATGGACCTGCGGCGCATGCTGCACGAGACGATGGAGAAGAAGGGGATAAAGATCCTTTGCCATTCCGTGTCCGAATCAGTGCGCAAGCGGCCGGACGGCCGGCTCGACGCAAGTGTCAGCGGCGGCAAGGTGCTGACGGTCGACCAGGTGATGCTGGCCATCGGCCGCATTGCCAACACCGAGAATATGGGGCTGGAAGGCATCGGCCTGGAGATGACCAAGACCGGCGCGATCGCGGTCGACGAATACTCGCGCACCAACGTCGACAACATCTGGGCGATCGGCGACGTCACCAACCGCGTGCAGTTGACGCCCGTGGCGATCCACGAGGCGATGTGTTTCATCGAAACCGCCTTCAAGGGAAATCCGACCGCACCCGACCATGAGACAATCGCGACCGCGGTGTTTTCACAGCCAGAGATCGGCACTGTCGGCCTGTCGGAGGACGATGCCGTCAAACGTTTCCCCGACATTGAAATCTACCGCGCGACATTCCGGCCGATGCGGCACACCTTGTCCGGGCGCGACGAGAAGATGCTGATGAAGTTGGTGGTCGATGGCGCATCGAAGAAGGTGCTTGGCGCCCACATACTGGGACCGGATGCCGGCGAGATGGCGCAGCTTCTCGCCATTCCGCTGAAAGCCGGCCTGACCAAGGATAATTTCGACCGTACGATGGCGGTGCATCCGACAGCAGCGGAAGAACTGGTCACCATGTACAAGCCGACCTATCGCGTGAAGGACGGCGAGCGTATCGGCTGA